One genomic window of Nicotiana sylvestris chromosome 10, ASM39365v2, whole genome shotgun sequence includes the following:
- the LOC138879129 gene encoding uncharacterized protein, whose product MAVTIRSGRGGEASTSKQKKVVSEDVEVQNDDDPIVDEQVSEEKLDGEFMKDLVTKKRSMDCETIKMTHEVSAIVHSMAPMLEDPSAFTIPCTIGSADFAKALCDLGASINLMPYSVFKTLGIGQLRATSMRLQMVDRTIKRLLGIIDDVRVRVDKFILPANFVILDCEVDYEVSIILGRPFLAIGKALVDVEVGEFTFRVGDEKVIFHVCNQ is encoded by the exons ATGGCGGTGACCATAAGGAGCGGTAGAGGTGGTGAAGCAAGTACCTCCAAGCAAAAGAAAGTTGTGAGTGAAGATGTTGAAGTGCAAAATGACGATGATCCAatagttgatgagcaagtgagtgaagagaaGTTGGATGGTGAG tttatgaaagacttggtaactaaaaagagatctatggattgtgagaccataaAAATGACTCATGAAGTGAGTGCcattgtgcactcgatggctccaatGCTTGAGGATCCCAGCGCATTtaccattccatgtaccattgggagtgcagattttgcaaaggcgttgtgtgatttgggagcaagtataaatttgatgccttactctgtattcaaaactttgggtattggtcaactgagagctacttcaatgagattgcaaatggtagATCGAACAATAAAGAGGCtgcttggtattattgatgatgttcgtGTGCGGGTCGACAAGTTTATACTTCCCGCGAACTTTGTAATTCTGGACTGCGAAGTAGACTATGAGGTGTCGATAATATTGGGAAGGCCTTTCCTAGCAatagggaaggcattggttgatgtggaagtaggggagTTCACCTTCAGGGTGGGTGACGAAAAAGTTATCTTCCACGTTTGCAATCAATGA